The proteins below come from a single Chrysoperla carnea chromosome 1, inChrCarn1.1, whole genome shotgun sequence genomic window:
- the LOC123305864 gene encoding elongation of very long chain fatty acids protein AAEL008004-like produces the protein MALNISNNVDNFQESLLKHPQVDSWPFMSSPLGASMLCAAYLIFVLKIGPKFMENRKPFSLRKVIIVYNGLQVLYSFLMCFYLTGFRFDYYFYFVTNGCHPQKTIDMTLNINIGGWWYMFAKFTEFVDTICFILRKKMNQVTLLHVYHHSSTAFFAWVYLKYIPGEQGVIIGFHNSFVHIFMYAYYFLSALGPEYQKYLWWKRYITIIQLTQFSLNLIYLFSIIFMNCDGPIYLTIFFTLNTILFVILFSKFYIK, from the exons ATGGCgttgaatatttcaaataatgtcGATAATTTTCAAGAGTCATTACTTAAAC aTCCTCAAGTGGATTCATGGCCGTTTATGTCATCACCTCTAGGCGCATCAATGTTATGTGctgcatatttaatatttgtattgaaaattggaccaaaatttatggaaaatcgTAAGCCATTTAGTTTGCGAAaagttattattgtttataatggTTTACAAGTATTATATAGTTTTCTAATGTGTTTCTATTTAACTGGATTTcgttttgattattatttttattttgtaacaaatggATGCCATCCTCAAAAAACAATCGATATGACTTTAAac atTAATATTGGAGGCTGGTGGTATATGTTTGCAAAATTTACAGAATTTGTTGACACAATATGCTTtatactacgaaaaaaaatgaatcaagtTACACTTTTACATGTTTATCATCATTCTTCGACAGCATTCTTTGCATGGGTATACTTAAAGTATATCCCAGGAGAACAAGGTGTTATAATAGGATTTCACAATagttttgtacatattttcatGTACGCTTATTACTTTTTATCAGCATTAGGTCCAGAATATCAAAAGTATTTATGGTGGAAACGTTATATAACTATTATCCAATTG acacaattttcattgaatttaatttatttattttcaataatattcatGAATTGCGATGGTcctatatatttaacaatttttttcactttaaacacaatattatttgttatattattcagtaagttttatattaaa
- the LOC123290644 gene encoding elongation of very long chain fatty acids protein 4-like, whose translation MKTFNMNSTTFEKWFTAQKDPQIDQWPLMSSPIPVLSILGIYLLFVFKIGPKFMNKREPYNLRQFIILYNGFQVLNSALMCFYIRGIRVDYVYYLITNGCHPNKTPKFLLDIHTGAWWYLMAKITEFIDTICFILRKKFTQVTKLHVYHHAMTFFVTWSYLKYLPGEQAMVIAFNNNFVHIFMYGYYFLSALGPKYQKYLWWKRYVTVLQLIQFTLNIVYYIALFLLDCDAPKFLSLVFTIHCGIFIV comes from the exons atgaaaacttttaatatgAATTCTACAACGTTTGAAAAATGGTTTACGGCACAAAAAG ATCCTCAAATTGATCAATGGCCGTTAATGTCATCACCAATCCCAGTGTTATCAATACTTGGaatatatttactatttgtttttaaaattggtcCCAAATTTATGAACAAGCGTGAACCATATAACTTACGTCAATTTATTATACTGTATAATGGATTTCAAGTGCTAAACAGTGCCTTAATGTGTTTTTACATAAGAGGAATTCGTGTGGATTATGTATATTATCTAATAACAAATGGATGTCATCCGAAtaaaactccaaaatttttattagat atacatACTGGAGCTTGGTGGTATTTAATGGCGAAAATAACTGAGTTCATTGATACCATCTGCTTTATATTAcgtaaaaaatttacacaagTCACTAAGCTGCATGTATATCATCATGctatgacattttttgttacatggtcatatttaaaatatttacctgGCGAACAAGCAATGGTAattgcatttaataataattttgtacatatatttatgtatggCTACTATTTTTTATCAGCATTGGGACCCAAATATCAAAAGtatttatggtggaagcgatatGTGACTGTTTTACAATTG attcaatttacattaaatattgtatattacatTGCATTATTCCTATTAGACTGCGATGCACCAAAATTCTTATCACTTGTATTCACTATTCATTGTGggatatttatt gtttaa
- the LOC123290727 gene encoding elongation of very long chain fatty acids protein 7-like, whose product MSLYNNSMTRYYDHLFIDLADPRTNDWFLIKSPMPGLTILGLYLYFTLSWGPRYMQHRKPFSLKNTLIAYNFIQVLVSIWLFVEAIDAGWGNKYSWRCEPVDFSRTPEAMRIARGVYIYFLAKMSELLDTVFFVLRKRDRQITFLHMYHHTVMPMISWGCTKYYPGGHGTFIGFINSFVHIIMYTYYMFAAMGPQYQKYLWWKRYITTLQMLQFCISFIHSAQLLFIDCGYPRWSVYFTLPNAIFFYFLFNNFYKEAYTTDDKKSLKNGQLKNGTTSNGTTANGTTANGTTANGSMVNGTTANGKTSNGAINNNHKYDKKEE is encoded by the exons atgtcgTTGTACAATAATTCGATGACGAGATACTATGACCATCTGTTTATCGATTTAGcag atCCCAGAACGAATGATTGGTTTCTAATAAAATCGCCAATGCCTGGTTTGACAATATTAGGATTATATCtatattttacattatcatGGGGGCCAAGATACATGCAACATAGAAAACCTTTCtctttaaaaaacacattaatagcatataattttatacaagttTTAGTTAGTATATGGTTATTTGTTGAG gcAATAGACGCTGGTTGGGGTAATAAATATAGTTGGCGATGTGAACCCGTGGATTTTTCTCGAACACCTGAAGCAATGAGA ATTGCACGTGGTGTATATATCTATTTTCTGGCAAAAATGTCAGAATTACTAGATACGGTATTCTTTGTACTACGAAAACGTGATCGTCAGATTACATTCTTACATATGTATCATCACACTGTTATGCCAATGATCAGTTGGGGATGTACCAAATACTATCCAGGTGGTCATGGGACatttattggttttattaattcatttgtacatattattatgtatacatattatatgtttGCTGCAATGGGACcacaatatcaaaaatatttatggtgGAAACGTTACATAACAACATTACAAATg ttacaattttgtatttctttcATCCATTCGGCTCAATTGTTATTCATTGATTGTGGATATCCAAGGTGGTCAGTTTACTTTACATTGCCTAATGCTATTTTCTTCTACTTCTTATTCAACAATTTCTACAAAGAAGCATACACAACTGAtgataaaaaatcattgaaaaatggACAATTGAAGAACGGTACAACATCAAATGGCACAACGGCAAATGGTACCACAGCAAATGGCACCACGGCAAATGGCTCCATGGTAAATGGAACTACAGCAAACGGAAAAACATCAAACGGAGcaatcaataataatcataaatatgataaaaaagaagaatga